One Skermanella pratensis genomic window, GACGAAAAGCTTCCGGGTCCGGAGGGCATAGTCGCTGACCGCCAGGCCGACATGGCTGAAGAAGGTGCCGGCGAGGACGTCGACCTTCCCGCTCGATACCAGTTCGTTGGCGACTCGAACTGCGTCGTCGGGCTTGCCCGCGTCGTCCCGCGAGACGACCTGGAGCATGCGGCCGCCCAGCACGCCTCCCCCGGCGTTGATCTGCTCCACCGCCAGTTCCCAGCCCTGGCGATAGGGGATGGTGAAGGCCGGCAGGCCGGTGTAGCTGTTGATCTCGCCGATCCGGACGGGATCGGCGGCATGGGCCTTGCCGGAGACGGCGGGTGCGGTGACGAGAGCCAGGGCGGCTGCGCACTGGAGAAGACCGCCGAGCAAGCTCCGGCGCGATCGCGTCTTGTTGAAATCCGGCATCATCGGGTTCCTGTGGGTCTTGACCGCCGCGTGGAGACGGGAAATCGGATGCGCTTGTTTATCCCCAGGCGGGGCGTCCGATCCACCATTCTGTTTTGCCGACGGGTTGGAAATGACGGGAGCGGAAGCTGGCACCCCTCGGAACACCGGGGCGACTTATGGACAGGAACCTGTACAAAAGGCGTCATACCTCGCAAAAGTACTTCGTAGCTTCACATAAGGCGTGAGACTGTCGGACATTGTAAAATGGTTTGATGGAGTTCCGCGCTGCCAAGCTTGGAAATAATGAATTAGGAATATGCTTCTGAAGTTTTTGGGGAGGGGGTGGCGGACCCTTGTATACATGGCCGGTTTAAGAGCATCCGCCTGTCAGGGCCTGTACATCGGTCTTAAGCTGTCGATAGGGATATTACTTAGTATGTAGCCATGGCTCGGGCGAGAGCCGCGGAAGTCGGGAGCAATTCCACCGCCGTCGCCTGATCCTCAGCCAAGGAACGATCCGGTGTTGAGTAAGGAACAGATTGCCGCGTTTCGGTCGAATGGATATCTGGCGCTGCACCGCTTCGTGCCGCGTGCCGAATGTCAAGCACTTCTCGACTATTCACGGGCACTCGCCGCGCAACTCGCCTGGGAGGTGAAGCGGATGGCGTTCCTGCCGAAGCTGGGTGACGCCGAACACGAGGGGTACTTCCTGACCTCCGGCGACAAGATCAGGATCTTCTTCGATCGTGAACAGCCGGTGTCGGGCGGATCCCACGATCCGGCCTGGCAGGGCGTGGACAAGATCGGCCATGCCCTCCACGACCTGGACCCGCTGTTCGACGGTTTCTCGCGCGATCCGCGCCTGGGACGCATCTGCCATCAACTCGGGATGACCGATCCGCGGCTGCTCCAGTCGATGGTGATCTTCAAGCAGGCGCATACCGGCGGCGAGATCGTCAACCACCAGGATGCGACCTGGCTCTATACCGAGCCCCAGAGCGTCCTGGGTTTCTGGTTCGCGCTGGAAGACGCGACGACGGACAACGGCTGCATCTGGGTCGAGCCGGGAGGGCAGCGGCGCGGGCTGTTGTCACGCTTCCGCCGCCGGCCCGAAGGTGGTGCAGCCCTGGAGCGCCTGGGCGGGCCAGACGATTTTTCGACCGCCGATTTCGTGCCGCTGGAAGCCGAGGCAGGCACGATGATCCTGATGCACGGACTGACGCCGCACCGGAGCGGCGCCAACAAGTCGCCCCGCCCGCGCGGCGCCTATGCCCTCCATGTGATCGACGGCGCCTGCCACTACCCGAGGACAACTGGCTCCAGCGGTCCGCCGACATGCCGCTCAGGGGGTTCGAGCCGACAGGGGCCGCATTGGACAACTGAGGTTCAGGCGTCGGCCGTCATCCGGCGCGTGACGGACTGATGGGTGCGGGCAAGCTCTGCGGCGTCGAGACCCGGGATCCGGCCGTCCTCGACCGTCCAGCGTCCGGCGATCATGACGCGGTCGGCCCGGTGGGCGCCGCACAGCACCAGTGCCGCCAAAGGGTCGCCGTGCCCGGCGAAACGCAGCTCGTCCAGCTTGAACAGGGCGAGGTCGGCCTGGAGTCCCTCCGCGATGGTGCCGAGGTCCGTCCGGCCGATGCAGGCCGCCGAGCCGGCGGTCGCCCAGCGCAGCGCGTCGCGGTGGCTGACCGCCGCCACGCCGTACTGCAGGCGCTGGAGCAGGAAGGCGGCCCGGACCTCCTGCATCAGGTTGGAGCTGTCGGCCGACGCCGAACCGTCCACGCCGAGACCGACCTTCACGCCTGCGCGTTCCATCCCGTGGACCGGGCACATGCCGGACGCCAGCACCTGGTTGCTGCATGCGCAGTGGGTGACCGCCGTACCGGCGGCGGCCAGCCGGTCGATTTCGGCGGGGGTGAAATGGATGCCGTGCGCCAACCAGACGCGGCCGCTGAGCCAGCCGCAGTCTTCCAGGTAATCGAGCGGGCGACGGCCCATGGTCTCCAGGCAGAAGGCGTTCTCGTCCTCCGTCTCGGCAAGGTGGGTGTGCAGGCGCACGTCATGCCGGTCCGCCAGCTCAGCCGTCCGGGTCATCAGCGATCGGGTCACGGAGAAGGGCGAGCAGGGTGCCAGCGCTATCTGGATCATCGCCCCGTCGCCCCGCTGGTGGTGTGCCTCGATCAGGCGCCGGCTATCCTCCAGGATGGTGTCCTCGTCCTGGACAACGCCGTCCGGCGGCAGGCCGCCGTCGCGCTCCGACAGGTTCATGGAGCCCCGGGTGAGCACGGCGCGCATGCCCAGTCGGCGGGCCACGCCGACTTCGATGTCGATCGCGTTCTCCAGCCCGGCGGGGAAGACGTAGTGATGGTCGGTGGTCGTGGTGCAGCCGGACAGCATCAGCTCCGCCATCGCCACCGTGACCGCTGATTCCAGGGCCCGCGCGTCGAGTCGGGCCCAGACGGGATAGAGCGCCTTGAGCCAGGGGAACAGCTCCTTGTCCAGGGCGGCGGGCAGGGCTCGCGTCAGAGTCTGGTAGAAATGGTGGTGGGTGTTGATCAGGCCGGGGAGGACGACATGGTCGCCCGCATCGAACACCTGATCGGCGGGGACGGCGGGTTCCCGACCCGCCGCCACCCGTTCGACGATGCGGCCCTCCTCGACGACGATCCCGCGGTCAGCGCCATCGGCCAGGATGGCGAGGGGGTCCTTGATCCAGAGCCGCATCGGGTCGGTCCTTTTTCGTGATGGTCAGGGGCTGGGGCTGGCCGATCAGTGGCCTTCGTCCTCGCCGCCGCCCTGGGGCAGCAGGAGGTTGAGCAGGATCGCGGCGATCGCACCGGGGATCAGACCGGATTCCAGGATCGTCTGCAAGCCGTCCGGCGCCACGGCGATCAGGCCTTTCTGGGCCGGCAGGCCGATCGCGACGGCGAGCGAGACGCCGATGATCAGCATGTTGCGCTTGTTGAAATCGATCCGGCTCAGCATCTTCATGCCGGCGCTGGTGATCAGGCCGAACATGATCACGACGGCCCCGCCCAGCACGGCGTTGGGCACGGTCGACACCAGGGCGCCCAGCTTGGGCAGCAACCCGGCCACGATCAGGAAGAGGCCGCCGATCGCCACCACGAAGCGGCTTGCGACGCCGGTCAGCGCGACCAGCCCGACATTCTGGCTGAAGCTGATCTGGGGGAAGGCGTTGAAGACGGCGGCGAAGCTGCTCATCAGCCCGTCGGCCATGACGCCGCCCGAAAGCTCGCGCCGGGTCGGCTCGCGGTTGGCGCCGCCGATCGCGGTGCCCGCGATGTCGCCGATGGACTCGGCCACCGTGACGACGGCCATCAGGCCGATGGCGACGATCGCGGCGGCGTGGAATTCGATCCCGATCGCCAAGGGTTGCGGCAGCTGGAACCAGCCGGCATCCCCGACCTTGGCGAAATCCACCAGCCCGAGCGGGATGGCGGCGAAGTATCCCACCAGCAGCCCGATCAGCACGGCCGACATGGCCAGGAAGCCCTTGAAGAACTGGTGGAACACCAGGGTCACGCCGAATACCAGGGCTGCCAGCAGCAGGTGGCGGGGCGCTCCGAAGTCGGCGGCGCCGAAGCCGCCGCCGACATAGGCGAAGCCGACCGGCAGCAGGATCATGCCGATCATCACCACGAAGGTTCCGGTCACGACCGGCGGGAACAGGAAGTTGATCCGGCGGATGTACAGGCCGGCGCCCGCCATCAGCAGGCCGCCGACCAGCGCGCCGCCCATGACGGCGGGCAGGCCGTAGGCCTGGGCGATCGGGATCATGACCGGGACGAACCCGAAGCTGGTGCCCATGACGATCGGCAGCTTGGCGCCGACCGGCCCGATGCCGAGGGTTTGCACCAGCGTCGCCACGCCGGCCACGAACATGGCCGCCTGGACCAGGAACACGATCTGGTCCGGCGTGGCGCCCACGGCCTTGGCCAGGATGATCGGCACCGTCACGTTGCCGACGAACATGGCGAGCACGTGCTGGATACCCAGCGGCACCGCCTGGGCCAGGGGCGGCATGTAGTCGATGTCGGCGGAGCGGTCGCCCCGTTCCGGATCGGCGGCGGCGGCGATCTCTTCGCTCTTGTTCAGGGTTTCGGCTGTCACGTTCCCTCCCGGCTTCTGATCGAGGCTCTTGTTGTCTTTTGCATGCCTCGCGTGGAACTTGCCCGGGAATAGTCCGTGCGTTGGATCAGGCGGACAATCCGCCTTCTGCCCGAAACACCTTCAAATAATCGTGGCAGGTTATGGCGGAGGAAGCCTACCGCTCTGCGGGAGCCGTGTCCGGAAGGATTGTCACGGTCGCGGTCAAACCCGCCCTGGGCCGCCATTCCTCCGGGACATTGTCCAGGGTGATCCGGACGGGGATGCGCTGGGCGAGGCGAACCCAGGTGAAGGTCGGGTTGATGTTCGCCAGCAAGTCGGGACTCTGGCTGCGCTCGCGGTCCACGATGCCGCTCGCGATGCTGTCCACGTGGCCCTCGAACGTCCGGTCGTGGCCCATCAGCGCCACCGAGACCCGCGCACCCTCGCGGATGCGCGGCAGCTTCGTCTCCTCGAAATATCCCAAGACATGGAAGGAGCCGCTGTCGACCAGGGCCAGGGCAGGGCTTCCGGACTGCACGTAGTCGCCGGCATGAAGCTCCAGGTTGGTGACATAGCCGTCGGCGACTGCCCGCACGTCGGTGCGTTCCAGGTTCAGCCTCGCCATTTCCAGGTCCGCCTGGGCCTGGCGGAAACTCGCCCGGGCGATGGCGAAGGCGGACTCGGCCGCTTCCCGGTCGGCGACGGAGACCACGCCGCCGCTCAGTCGGTGCTGCCGGTCCATGTCGCGCTCGTGCCGCACCATGTCGGCGCGGCGGCTATCGACCAGCGCCTGGGCCTGCTCGACCGCCAGCCGGTAGCGGTCCTGGTCGATCGTGAACAGCTGGTCGCCGCGCCGGACATGCTGGTTGTCGCGGACCTGGACGCGGGCGACGACGCCGGAGACGTCCGGGGAGACCTGGATCACATCGGCGCGCACGCGGCCGTCCCGGGTCCAGGGCTGGGCCATGTAGTAGTCCCATAGGTACCAGCCGACGACGGCGGCTACGGCCACCGTGACCAGCGTGACGGCGATGCGGGCGAGGGGGATCGTGAATTTCATTTTCGTATGATTCCGTTATCCGGCGACCGCCGCCACGCCGCCCAGGACGATGACGAACAGTGCCGCGTCGAACAGGCCGCGATGCCAGATCCAGCGCGATGCGCCGAAGCGGTCGATCAGGCGACGCAGCATCGTCCAGACCACGAGCGCGATCAGCGTCCAGCCGAGGATCGGCGTGACATAGATGCCGGCGATGTCGAGTTCCTTCATGGCGTATCCTTGATCACGCCGGCCGTTGGAAATGGACGAGCGCCTGCCGGATGCCAAACAGCGACAGCAGCACTTCGGTGCCGGCCGGTCCGGTCTCCATCGCGGACAGGCGCGACAGGGCGCCGTCGAGCGCCATGTGGAGGTCGTCCATCGACCGGTCGCCACAGGCTCCTGCGAAGTGGCCGCGGACCGCTGCGAGCACCCGCGACAGCTCCGCCGTAGCCTCGGCCGGGAGCATGTCGCGGTCGCGGCGGAGCGCCAGCAGGTTGAGGCCGACGCGCAGGCCGGCCAGCGCGTCGCGCATCAGGTGCTGCCCCTCCGGCCTGGCGGAAACCAGGGCCAGCCGGGGCACGAGGCCGCTCAGGCGGTCGTACATGCGGCCTTCGAACCGACGGCGGTCGAGACTGCCGTCGTCACCGGCCAAGCGGGCCAGGTCGCGCCGGACGGCCCCCGTCAGTCTGCCGACGGTCCAGTCCGCGCCGAGCGAGCGGGTCAGCGACAGCGCCACGACTGCCGAGCCGAGACCGACCACCTGGGCGATCCCGCCGTTCAGGAACTCGGCGAAGTCGATCGTGTAGGTGTTCTGGAGCGCCAGGGTCGCCGCCGTCGTCAGGAGGACCGGCAAGGCCACCGGCATGTGGATTGGCACGGCTATGGCGGCGGCGAGCGGGATGAAGACCGGCGCCAGCGTCACCACCAGCATCGGGAAGCTGGTGACCGCCGGCAGGACGAACAGCAGGTAGCTGCCGGCGAGCAGCATGGCGACGATCGCGAGGTTGAGGAACTTGGCGGCCGCGCCGGCCGGATTGTCGAGCGTCGCGAACAGGCTGGCGCCGACGCCGGCCATCATCGCCGCCAGATACCCGTGCGACCATCCCGTGGCGATCCAGAAGCCGGTGCACAGCAGGACCGCGACGGATGCCGCGGCGCCGGACAGGGCGGCGGGCAGGTGATCGCGGTGCAAGGAGGGCACGTCCTCGCGGGCGGCGACGCGCTCCCCGGCCGCGATCGCGTCGCGGAGCGCCAGGCTTTCATCCCAGTAGAGGATCAGGTCGCGCATCCGTGCCGACAGCGAGCGCACCAGCATGGCGTCTGCGTCGCGGCGGATCTCGATGTCGGACGGAGCGGCGGCACCGATCCGGGCGAGAAGGTCGTCGCGGGACCGCTGCCTGTCCAGCCGGTCGGCTGTGGCGGACGCGTCGATCCAGGATGCCGCGTCGGCGAGAAGGGGATGCCACGCCTCCTCCAGGTCGGGACGGGTCCGGTGCAGAGTGCGGAGCCGGTCCTGGATGGACACCGCGTTGGACAGCAGCATCTGGAGCCGGCGCTGGAGCCGGCGGATGCCTGCGTCCGCTCCCCGAAGCTCGGGAGTGTCGTAGCTGGCGTGGACGCGCAGCGCGTCGAGGGCGGCGGCGTTGACGATCAGCCGGTGCCGGTCGGCCTCTCCCGCGGTATCGGCGGCCCGCTCGGTCAGCACGTCAGACGACCAGCGGCCGGCATCGTTCAGCCAGGCGCCCAGCCGTTCCATGAGCTGGGGGCCGACCCGCTGGGGGAAGACGACCTGGCTGACCACCACCATGCACAGGATTCCCAGGATGATCTCCTGGCAGCGGGCGATGGCCGTGTCGAAGATGATCGCCGGAGTATCCACGATGGGAAAGGCCACGAAGCCTGCGGTGTAGCCGGCCAGCATGAAGGCGTAGCCGCGCGGCGTCCTTTCCAGCACGGTGGCGTAGACGCAGAGGCCGACCCACAGCGCCAGCGCGAGGCTCAGCAGCTCCGGCGAGCCGTCGAAGGCGGTGATCGCCAGGACCGCGAAGCTCGATCCGACGATGGTGCCGATCACCCGGTAGGCGGCCTTGGACTGGACCATCCCCGCCAGCGGCTGCGCCACGACGAATACCGTCAGCATCGACCAGGACGGGTGGGGCAGGTCCATCGCGAAGGCGATGTAGAGCGCCAGCATCGCGGCGCCGTACGCCTTCGCCGCGAACAACAGGTTCCGGGGTTCGAGAAGGAACATGGACGGCGCTTCAGCCAGCCGCCCGCTTGGCTTCCTGAGCCTCTTCGTCCGGATGGTCGAGGCAGTAGCTCTGCTCGATCCGGTCGAAGATCCGGAGCGTCGAGGCGATCTCGTCGTCGAGCACGCCGAGCAGCAGGCGCCGGCGGATCCCGGCGGCGACGCCGTTGACGCCGTCCAGCAGGTCGAGGCCGCGCGCGGTCAGCCGGACCACCTTCGCGCGGCGGTCGGTCTCGTGGTCGAAACGCTCGATCAGGCCCGAGGACTCCAGCGCGTCGAGCAGCCGGACCAGCGAGGCGCCCTCGATGTCGAGCGAGGCGGCGAGATCCTTCTGCTTCGCCTCGTTCCCCATGTGGGACAGATGCAGCAGCGGCAGCCAGGTGGCCTCGGTCAACCCGTAGGGGCGGAGACCGTCGTCGATCTCCCGGCGCCAGTGGCGCGCGATCCGCGCCAGGCGAAACCCGAAGGTCGCCCTGAGGGTGGCGGTTTTGGCGGTCATGATACGGAACCAAGCGAACTGATTATTAGGACGCTAACATATCGACCGGGTCCGCGGCCGTTCAAGGACGCGGCGGGCGGGAAGGCACGGGCCAGGCGGGTTGCTGATATGCCGTCGGCGAATGGGATCGAACGGGCTGAAAATTGACTCCGACCCCATTCTTTGAGGTCGATTCGACTTACTGGTTTCTGATTCATGCGTTTTATCAAAGTAGTATGCTATCGATCCCTGAAATGGCGGATGAAGTCCAGGAGGACGCGGACGGTCAAATCTGCGTCTTCGACGGTGATGGATTCCGCGGGGTTGTGGCTGATGCCGCTGCGGCAGCGGGTGAAGAGCATGCCGACCGGGCAGAGGGATGCGACCGCCATGGCGTCGTGGCCGGCGCCGCTGGGCAGGCGGCGGGGAGGCAGGCCGCAGCGGCGAACGGCTGCGGAAAGCTGCTCGATCAGCTCCGCGGCGCAGGCCGTCGCGGGGGCTTCGTGGGTTTTCTCGATCGCGTGGGTCAGGTCGCGGCGGGCGGCGATGGCGGCGAAATCGTCGGCGATTGCTTCCATCGCGGCGATACGGGCGGCATCGTCGGGAGAGCGGATGTCGATGGTGAAGACCGCGCCGCCCGGGATCACGTTCACGGCGCCGGGCCTGGCCTCGATCCTGCCGACCGTGGCGACGAGGTCGGGAACCGCCCGGGCGTGGCGTTCGACCGCCAGGACCATCTCGGCGGCTCCCGCCAGGGCGTCGCGGCGAAGCGGCATGGGGACGGTGCCGGCGTGCTCGGCGGTCCCGGAGACGGTCACCGTGTAGCGGGAGGCGCCGTTGATGCCGGTGACGATGCCGATGCCGAGGTTTTCGGATTCCAACACCGGACCCTGCTCGATATGCGCCTCGACATAGGCGAGGATGTCGGCGGGATCGCGTGCGGCGGAGGCGATGGCATCGGGATC contains:
- a CDS encoding FUSC family protein translates to MFLLEPRNLLFAAKAYGAAMLALYIAFAMDLPHPSWSMLTVFVVAQPLAGMVQSKAAYRVIGTIVGSSFAVLAITAFDGSPELLSLALALWVGLCVYATVLERTPRGYAFMLAGYTAGFVAFPIVDTPAIIFDTAIARCQEIILGILCMVVVSQVVFPQRVGPQLMERLGAWLNDAGRWSSDVLTERAADTAGEADRHRLIVNAAALDALRVHASYDTPELRGADAGIRRLQRRLQMLLSNAVSIQDRLRTLHRTRPDLEEAWHPLLADAASWIDASATADRLDRQRSRDDLLARIGAAAPSDIEIRRDADAMLVRSLSARMRDLILYWDESLALRDAIAAGERVAAREDVPSLHRDHLPAALSGAAASVAVLLCTGFWIATGWSHGYLAAMMAGVGASLFATLDNPAGAAAKFLNLAIVAMLLAGSYLLFVLPAVTSFPMLVVTLAPVFIPLAAAIAVPIHMPVALPVLLTTAATLALQNTYTIDFAEFLNGGIAQVVGLGSAVVALSLTRSLGADWTVGRLTGAVRRDLARLAGDDGSLDRRRFEGRMYDRLSGLVPRLALVSARPEGQHLMRDALAGLRVGLNLLALRRDRDMLPAEATAELSRVLAAVRGHFAGACGDRSMDDLHMALDGALSRLSAMETGPAGTEVLLSLFGIRQALVHFQRPA
- a CDS encoding 8-oxoguanine deaminase — its product is MRLWIKDPLAILADGADRGIVVEEGRIVERVAAGREPAVPADQVFDAGDHVVLPGLINTHHHFYQTLTRALPAALDKELFPWLKALYPVWARLDARALESAVTVAMAELMLSGCTTTTDHHYVFPAGLENAIDIEVGVARRLGMRAVLTRGSMNLSERDGGLPPDGVVQDEDTILEDSRRLIEAHHQRGDGAMIQIALAPCSPFSVTRSLMTRTAELADRHDVRLHTHLAETEDENAFCLETMGRRPLDYLEDCGWLSGRVWLAHGIHFTPAEIDRLAAAGTAVTHCACSNQVLASGMCPVHGMERAGVKVGLGVDGSASADSSNLMQEVRAAFLLQRLQYGVAAVSHRDALRWATAGSAACIGRTDLGTIAEGLQADLALFKLDELRFAGHGDPLAALVLCGAHRADRVMIAGRWTVEDGRIPGLDAAELARTHQSVTRRMTADA
- a CDS encoding DUF1656 domain-containing protein; this translates as MKELDIAGIYVTPILGWTLIALVVWTMLRRLIDRFGASRWIWHRGLFDAALFVIVLGGVAAVAG
- a CDS encoding MarR family transcriptional regulator translates to MTAKTATLRATFGFRLARIARHWRREIDDGLRPYGLTEATWLPLLHLSHMGNEAKQKDLAASLDIEGASLVRLLDALESSGLIERFDHETDRRAKVVRLTARGLDLLDGVNGVAAGIRRRLLLGVLDDEIASTLRIFDRIEQSYCLDHPDEEAQEAKRAAG
- a CDS encoding phytanoyl-CoA dioxygenase family protein, which translates into the protein MPRAECQALLDYSRALAAQLAWEVKRMAFLPKLGDAEHEGYFLTSGDKIRIFFDREQPVSGGSHDPAWQGVDKIGHALHDLDPLFDGFSRDPRLGRICHQLGMTDPRLLQSMVIFKQAHTGGEIVNHQDATWLYTEPQSVLGFWFALEDATTDNGCIWVEPGGQRRGLLSRFRRRPEGGAALERLGGPDDFSTADFVPLEAEAGTMILMHGLTPHRSGANKSPRPRGAYALHVIDGACHYPRTTGSSGPPTCRSGGSSRQGPHWTTEVQASAVIRRVTD
- a CDS encoding uracil-xanthine permease family protein, with translation MTAETLNKSEEIAAAADPERGDRSADIDYMPPLAQAVPLGIQHVLAMFVGNVTVPIILAKAVGATPDQIVFLVQAAMFVAGVATLVQTLGIGPVGAKLPIVMGTSFGFVPVMIPIAQAYGLPAVMGGALVGGLLMAGAGLYIRRINFLFPPVVTGTFVVMIGMILLPVGFAYVGGGFGAADFGAPRHLLLAALVFGVTLVFHQFFKGFLAMSAVLIGLLVGYFAAIPLGLVDFAKVGDAGWFQLPQPLAIGIEFHAAAIVAIGLMAVVTVAESIGDIAGTAIGGANREPTRRELSGGVMADGLMSSFAAVFNAFPQISFSQNVGLVALTGVASRFVVAIGGLFLIVAGLLPKLGALVSTVPNAVLGGAVVIMFGLITSAGMKMLSRIDFNKRNMLIIGVSLAVAIGLPAQKGLIAVAPDGLQTILESGLIPGAIAAILLNLLLPQGGGEDEGH
- a CDS encoding efflux RND transporter periplasmic adaptor subunit produces the protein MKFTIPLARIAVTLVTVAVAAVVGWYLWDYYMAQPWTRDGRVRADVIQVSPDVSGVVARVQVRDNQHVRRGDQLFTIDQDRYRLAVEQAQALVDSRRADMVRHERDMDRQHRLSGGVVSVADREAAESAFAIARASFRQAQADLEMARLNLERTDVRAVADGYVTNLELHAGDYVQSGSPALALVDSGSFHVLGYFEETKLPRIREGARVSVALMGHDRTFEGHVDSIASGIVDRERSQSPDLLANINPTFTWVRLAQRIPVRITLDNVPEEWRPRAGLTATVTILPDTAPAER